The Acropora muricata isolate sample 2 chromosome 4, ASM3666990v1, whole genome shotgun sequence genome contains the following window.
ACTTTTCAGCTTAAGAAATTCAACGAAAACAACGCTGCTGGTGCCGGAGCGCGAGCTCAACAACAAGCTGTTGAGAGGGTGATGGCGAACGTGCAATGGCGCAAACAAAACGAAGAAGATGTAGAAAACTGGTTAAGGGACTACCTTGCAGTCAACAAGATATCTGTTTAGCTTTCATTCATCTTCGTGCAATTTCCCAAAAGAACCTAGTAACTTAGCATTTTCATTTTACAAGCGTTGAacttttttctcagtttttagTGAGGTCACATGTAACCGATTGAACAATGTGTTGTTTGTGCGTAGGGTTTGTGAAGTATTTACTCCCTCAAAGAATTGAGACGACCTCTGTCTGATAATGGTAACCCTTGCAATATCTTTCATGTATTATTCATGTTTATGATTTTCGATTCGGGAGATTGTCCTTATATTGTTACAATCGCATTCCATGAGGTAGTGAAGTTTTAATCGAAATGAGTTAACATCAATTGTAATCACATTGTCGTTTCTTTTGCTCAGTTGCAAAATTAACCGTTGTTGGTGCAAATTGTTTTATCCCAACAGCAATATAATTAAAGAAAGATCAAAGAGCGGCCGCTAAAGTGattttttagttatttattttttttcttttttaagacCAATAGTGTGTATTTACGGGTAGAGGTCTGAATTTATATATTCTTTTTCTTCCACTTTTGAAAGATAGGTTGTCAGCCAAGTTTCCAGGTCTTTTTCGTTCCTCGATATCCATGCAACATTTGATTTTATCACTTCAACAGCTTGAGAAAGTGAAGGTAGATTGTCTTTGCCATAGCCATGGTCATACGACTTCACGAAATTTATGACCTAAGAAGGAAGACGAAAATTGAAACGTGGAAAAGTAGTGATCGTAATCCTGAGAATGTGTGAGAGAGGAACTGATTCAAGGATTGTTTTCTTCAAAGCTCCTTGTATATATGTAAAGTGATTTATGAGTAACGATAAAAGTCAGCGTGTGCTAGCGTAATGAGTCAGGGCCGACCTGGGGCCGCgtggggggggggactcatatatgaaacagacggggatgctcttcgtctcgcttaggggtgtaaattttggattttggtctcgctaagggtgttccgggcaaagcgccaatattttaagccgccaaggtctcgtttagggttccgcgaataaacacagaattacgcgaagagaaacaaaagtcaaattttctttttcttctttttttttttttttaaacggtctcttttaggggtcaaaatttgcttaagccacaCGCAGAtagtctcctttaggggttaaattcaaaatttccgacgagtatccccgtctgttccatataggagtacCCCCCCGGGCCTGGGGCCGACCAATACGTGAGAATGAGTTTTGACAAaagcttccttttttcttagaCATTCCGTTATTGGCATTTTCTCGTCGTTACTGAAGCTTTGTTTTCATGGCCACTAGAAATCGACGACTTACACCTCTGCACAGAAGGTCACTAGATTAACTTGAAAAACTCGATGGCATTACGTGTGAAGGTATGCTCAGGGGAAGGGGGAAGACTTTTTACTTCGTCTGAAATTGGAGTTACGCTACACCAGCACATACACAGAATGTCCGATCGACATATATACCTGTTGGAGCTGAAACTCATTTGTGAAACCCGCTGTGACATCTTCCAATAGGCGCTTCAAGACGTTCAGTCCTTCGCTATACCTACGGAGAGTTATAAGAGTTATAACtgctaaaacaaaataaatgaaagaaaacgtgATCTTTAATTTCTGATATTAGTTAAAATAAGATACCGCGCTTTTAATGTTTTCCAGTGTCTTAAGATAAAGTCCCATGCCAACTGCCGTCCAATATGGCTGGCCTCAGCCACTCTGCTGATTACCATTGGAGTGTCGGATGATTTAATTACATCCGTGTCCAGAGATAACTGAAGATATCTAAAGCAAAAGAGAAGTTTCTGTTTAAATAGCTATGGCCGTTATGTACATTAATGGCGCATCTTGCGCAATTTGTTACCTGCTAAGAATCCACGGCTCTGATGAAGCCGCTAAGCCTCGCATCAAGGTGTTTTTTTCTGAAGCTACAGAAGTACTCAAAAACTGATTGAAAGAGAATTCCCACTCCTCGCGGCCACCGTTTGCTATACCATAATAATATACGAGTGAACGGAAATTTGCTGGAACTCTGGAGAATagcaaaataaattaaacatcTCATATATTATTCATGCTGTTGAAGTTGTAGTCTTGTTGTCTCTGTGCCAATGCGTTATAAGGCGTTTACATCAAACTTGTTACGTTACTTAAAGGAGATGAAAAGAGGAGAAAACTTACTGTTACACTTACTGATTCGAGTTAACAAGACTAAGGGATAAGACAATAAGTTAAATATTACGGTGTAGGAAGTTTACCCGTGCCTGCTCTGACTTGAATCCGATGAAtttacagtggtaattcaatTTTTATTAGCACATTTGCAGAAAACGAAACtttcattaatatttatttaagcGCGCTACCATTTATCATTATCCATCTTTCACCCTTTAGAGCTTAGGAGTTCACATTAAGGTttatttccttaattttttgtttactAACAACTCACTGTCTACGTCGAGGATCTTTCATCCACTCATGGAAGTAATTTGACGCATTTAGCAAGCACAATTTTTCTCCAGCTGCGCAAACTGTGTCTAAGATGATGGGTTGAAGCAAGCTGATCGTAAACATGCAAGGTAAAACATAAAGACTCAATTTCTTATTTCACGTTATTGTTGAGGAAAAACTTCGGTGTTAGGACTCTATTGATAACATTTTAAAGCCTCGTTTGCATATTTATAAATTCATTGGCTTGTGTTTGGGAAAGGAATGtgatagacctctttcataattttAAAACAAGGGAAGAACAATTACGCcgtcatttatgaaagtggtctatagtAAACCCCCTTAAAAGATTTTCTTGATATCTTATTAATTCTTTTCTCAGAGCACACAAATTTTGTGTAGTTTGAATCAGGCTTCTGCAGAAGAAAAGCATACGAATTGCATGAATCAGTTGAAACAAGTATTTTTACCTTTCAAGATGAGAGCCTCTATCCGTGAATTCCAGTCTTTCATAGATAGGCTTCGCTTGACGAAGGATATACCTCTGTTTGATTTAAACATTGAACGTAATTTTTAAGTTATTTACTTTACCTGTCCATACTGAAAACACAAAGAGCATATACACTATAACCATTTTATGAGTTAACTGAAGTTCAGTTCGCCATCTTCGTCATTTTTGTTTGAAGCGGGAGATGAACGAGGAAGAATCAAGatttatttgcttgtttttcAGTTTACCTGTAAAAGTTTGTAAGCTGGCCTTGTTGGCGTTAGTAGTTCTTTGATTAAATTAAAGCTCTTTACTGCGGCCACCCATGGAACGTATTCCATTTCAGCTGGTAAGTATGATGTCAGTTCTAATGCCTTGGTGTAGTTTATTTTACCGCtcctttgaaaagaaaattaattgatATTTTACCGTGAATATCCAATAACAAATTTAATTGCTGGGTGGAAAGAAATAAGACCCCTACCCTCCCCTCCCCTACCCTGCAATCCTAACTGAAGCGACTGCGGAATTCCTATACCTGTCTTCATATTGTTTACTTCAGTAATTTACTTCGCGCAATTAATCACGCAAAGATCCTTGAGTTCTTTAAGGGTAATTACCTTGCAAGCGCAAATGCATCGCCAATAAGACCTGCACGATCTGAAACATTCATCACCTGGAAACAACAGGCAACACTCCTAAGGAAAAGTTACAACCACAAATGCCAGTGGAAAACTTTTACTTCTTAGACTATGCCCTAAAGTTCCAAATTGCCATAGAAATCATACAATTAACTGCTTTTGCATGGTTTAATTAGTGATCTTAACACATACAAAAATATAAATTGTCGAAGTGTTATATCAAGAAAGTCAATAAGCGTTAAATTTGTAATAGTACAGCTGAAGCTGCTGACCTTATGGTCATTCTTGAACGCGTTGGCAAGTGCATCCCAGTTTTGGTCGTCGTAGTTAACTCTGTAAAATCCTTTTTGTCCTGCGTTTCCTTTTATCCAGCCACTTCCGTTGCACAAAATTTTTTCTACTATGAAAAAAAGTTATAATAATAGACAGTATAACATTTAACATTATGTATTATCACAGCGGCAGCCGACCGACCGACCAAAAATTCATCGCAACAACAAATTTATTTGTTGATCAGTGAAGCATAGAGGAGACTATGACTGAAGTAACTGGTGATGATGTGGTGTCATCTTATGATACTGGGAAAATACAGCCAATCACCAGTTCGTATTCGATATTTAAACGAACCTTGGCATGCTTTGGGAGAGTTATGTAAATTCCATTCACGACTTAGATACTGAATGATTTTAGAGCACCCTCAGAATATCTCATTGGCTTCGTCGGTTTTCTTTGTATATACGCGCTCTAGCTTCAGAGGCTCGTTCGACCTAACCCGGTGATCCATAGCCTTTGTATCCTGTTCACACACGCATGTTAGACCTAAACCTTACAATTTAATGATCGTTTCACCTGATGTCATGTTGATTTCTTTAGTAATAACTGTCTGAGAACCCGAAGAAGAGATGTACGTAAATGGTACAAACCATTTATAGCTGAAAACACAGTAAATTGTGATACATAAGTGAACAGCTCTATCGTGGAAATCATTTTTAGTGTTAAAAGGTGTACTTACTTAAACGGAGAGGAAAACTTCGGCGTCGCGTTGACATCCTTATGATTTAAAAACCTTTGCTGTGAGACTAGGTATTGGTTGCCGGTTAAATGTCTGATATCGATGACAGGATAACCCATTTGCAGTGTCCACGTGTCCATCATGTAATTAACATTCACACACCTACCCTGCACACAGCTTTCCTATGTATATTTACGAAAGAAAAGATGTGAACACTGCGCCAGAAGCGAGAAAGTCGGTATGTTAGTCGGGATTTTTCAATTACTTAAAGGCATTTTCACGTGCCTATCAGACTTAAATAATCCAGTTTCCTTTTAGGCCGGGAATTCTCATATCACTCTGCTCGCGTAAATTAAAGTCCTCCGGCTGATGGGAAGGATAGATATGGTAACTAGAAAGAAAACTTTTCTGTCTTTAATTGTAATGGCTGTCATGGTTTATAACAATTATCTACAACTCCAGTAAATGAAAACTTTGGAACCAGATAAATGACGGCGTTCTATAAGTTCGAAGCCCCAAATAACTAGCTAGTCTGAATAGCCGAAGTTCTGAGAAGTAGTTTgcgtttttctttgtttttgcttttttttttggttaaaatttgaaatgaaaccTATTCCCCAAATCTTCGACTCTGCGCTACcttttttttgcacaatttaAATCAATCCCATTTTTATCCTCTCTACGTTGCACTCTGCAGTTATTGAATTCAAGATCTGAAATTGGTTCATCATTGGGGACATGTATAACTTTCAGCAAGTGGACTATCCTGTTATAAGCGACATCAGCTTACCTCTTCCAGCACTTGCCACAGATTTTGTGTTTTTGCATTGGCATATTCAAATTTCTTTAGATAGCGCTATAGACACAACGAGAATCTCATTACTTCAGTCTACCGAAAACGGATGAAATCTGATAAAATCTGAGCTGTTATGGTTAAGAATTAGAACGGTATCCATGAGGGTTAGATCACCGGATCCACCAGCACATTATATTGAAGTGATTGGAGAAAACATGGAACAAAACGATGAGCCTATGTTTCTCATTCATCACCAATATTACTGGTTCATTCGTatcaattttaatgttttatattattattacagttatATTCTACAGGACTAAAGAAATTAGCTGATATTTCAAGAAATTCGAAGACATCGGGAGTGCGTTTGATCACAAAATTGCTGTACAGCAAGATGACTCATTTGTCGATTCCATAGTCCTGTCGatttctcttccttttttcttttgatagCGCTAGAGACGCAAAGAGAACGTAACAATCTAGGAGAGGGAAGGCTCTAAAAAAGACTGActtttccaaattctaattcaACCCGGAAGACGCGAGTTGTTCCCTTGTGTTCCATGAAACTATGAAATTTGCATCTTTCTTCACTGACACACATACTGTATCAAGTCTGGCTCACTCACCCGATGATTGAGCCTCCTTGTTCTATTCtcaatgaaaattgaaaacagGAAGGAGAGGGTGACTGCACCAAACTATACAATCAAATCAGTTTGAGTTGACTTTGCTAAAGGCTATCAAACCCAATCATCTGGTGTAAGTACGCAAGATTCATCAAACAGAGCATTACTTATCAACGATTTGGCTCAGCAACTTGATATGGTCTCCGATCATATTATCGATCATATGTCCGGAGTGAATATATTGCCCACTTATGCGAATCCCTTGAGCATTTTTGTTGTGGACTTCAATGTTTGTTTCCGGGAAAAGCACCACTACACAGTTTCATGTGTATATTGGAGAAGTTCAAATCCCAAATTTGCTTACCTAAACAACCATTACACGAGTTAGCTACGCGCAGACGCGCTGATTACCGTGCCCCTCAGCGTGGAGTAAACACGATATGAGATCGAGGCTGACGCCAACAAAGTGCACATCGGCAGGGTAACGCCAATCAGGAGCCGATTACCGGGGTCCCTGCGTCAATGGTATGCGTTTCTTTCCTCGAACGCAATTACTTACTGACAAGCCTCTCCTGAATACATCTTTCCCAAGATAGAATTCCAACATGCGTAGAATGCATGCTCCCtaaaaaaaggtaaaatcaataaatgtaaaattatcTTGACCTGACAGCGATTTTGTCAATTGAAGTCAGCTGAAATACTGTATGTGCATCATTACTTTAATGCAGTTATACCTTGTCATAAGTGATAGAATCAAATATTTGGCTGATATCATTCGGTCTTTTTATGGGTATTCTGATTGGGTGGGAGGATTCCATGCTGTCCTCTGCAAATGCTGCGAACATATCAGCAACCACCACCTGATCATCCTTGGTAAGAGCATAAATCAATGGATTAGAAAAATTCCAAATAATTTTCTGTGGTTAAATTTAATAACAACGACAACGACTGATCCAGTAAAAGCAGTTTACCATTTTCCAGTCTGGGTGAATGAAGTCCATTGACCTGAACTCCATAAAGCTGGCGAAGCCCTCGTTGAGCCAGAAGTCGTCCCACCATTCCATGGTTACGAGGTTGCCAAACCACTAAAAGCAAATAAGTTTTTTAACCGGTATAACGCTGCACTGAATATGCCCTAAGAAAGCCCCCTCACATATCTATGCAAATTATCCAATAAAATTAAAGGTTTTTCTGCTAAACGCCTACACAGGTCTCATTACCTGATGAGCCAGTTCGTGTGACACAACCTCAGCAATTCTTTGCTTGTGAAATGATGACGATATGTTTGCTTTATAGAGCAGATTCAAGTCTCGGTAAGTTATTAGTCCCCAGTTTTCCATTGCTCCGTGAAGAAAATTAGGAATAGCGATCATATCTGAAAACAGGGGAACGTAAACGAGGTGTTCAGTAAGGCTATACGGGAGCTTTAACAGGCTGGCTCCACTTTTTATGGACCAGGAAAAGTACAGCTTTGTCTGGCCGATGCTTAGTGGTATTCACAGAAACATAATAACCAGTAAGAAGAACAAATAAAGATTCTCACCTACTTTTGGTAAAGCGTATTTTATGTCAAAATATTGCTCGAAGAACGTCAGAAGACGGTCAGTGATTTTAGAGACGTACTCTACTTGATCAATTTGCTCCTGGGGTGTATATATCCTGACCTAAGAAAAGCCGAAAGAAAAAGCATTAATTATTCCCTAGGGTTAGACGTACAAATATAAAAAAGATATCTACtgctgttcatcagtaggacgCATTAGATAAGGGCAATTCGAATAACCTACTGAAAAAGAGGCCTGAGAAATATCAACAAAAGCTGAATTCTAAATCGACCAAAAAACAATATAATCTGGAAGCTTTCTTTTGTGGGTACTCTTTGAAAATATAAGAATTCGTAAGGCAAGAAGGCACTTTATGATCTTAGGGTACAACAAAATAAGATACCGACCTTGAAAGAATTATTGTGAGCTACTTCGACGTATTTGAAATCACAAATTGCAAAGGCTACGAGATAAGTGGACATGACCGCAGATTTCTGAAATTTATCATATGTCCAGCCATCTTTCTCCTGTCGGCTTTGGTAAATCGGCATATTGGAAAGAGCTATCAAATTCGAATCGTGAATTAGCGTTACGTTGAACGTCGCCTTCATCGCAGGCTCATCAAAGCAAGGGAAGGCCTTACGTGCATCTGCTGGGGAGAACTGCGTTGCAGCCATGTGACTGAAATTTGAAAACACTCCACTTTACACAACTACAGGCTAAAGCTACTTCACTGATTTTctgtttaacaaaatactcaatCAAGTGGGTGCTAAACCATAATTTACCTGCATAGTTATCTACAATCTGTCGAAGAACGTGATGACGTCTAGAGAATCCATCgaagtgaaaaatgtttatgACATTTCATTTGTATATTCAATGCTTCGTTTGCAAGTGCACATTTTCTAGAATATACGACCTATTTTGCAGTAAGAGATGTGTTCTTCAGTAAGATAGAATTGAACATTCTAGCTATACGAAAATTATCACATAGCAGAACTTATGAACTGTAATGATCATTTTGTTATCTTTCAATTGATGTTATTCATGTCATCTCAGTTTTGAAATGAGTAATGATCTCTTGATGGATTTCAGTGATTTCGTCGGGGTAGTTAAATGAGCGATACCATGATTTGCAATCATTTtaattatttgaaaattaattaatattgtaaTTTAATTATCTCATTAATACGTTTTTGCAATATCGTTATGAAAGGCATGAAAATAGagctattgttgttgtttacatTGCATAAGTTTCTCAATTCATTCCGATCCTTCTAAAATTATCCTTGAATTGCCACAATTATCTATTGTCACTGTTAGTATGCGGATATGTCACAGTATCCTTGCCTTACTATCCCATCAGAGCGTTTGTATTGCATTCTGTAGAATCCGGACAGATCTGATCTGAGAACTGACTCAAAGGACATGTTGATAACATACTCCCCAACTGATAGCCAGCTATCGAAGTGGATCACATGTAACTGGTTTCTTTCAAACCAAAAGTGCTTCTTTATCGAAAGTTTATCTGAAAATAATAAGGGTAAATATCAGAGCCGATTCTTTGTTCAAGCCAGTGAAGTCGCAACTctgttcccaggacctctccgGAATGTGGAGTGAATCATACTCGCTGAGGCCTAGCCTTGATGTACTGTTTGACATCTTATTACAGTCTCGTACCCCTAATACTAGCAAAAATAAAtattgctgcaattttataaatgttgttgcaaatttataaaggctgctgcaaatttataaaagttgctgcaaattttttttaataagttgctgcaacatttaaaaatttgcagcaacttttataaatttgcagcaacatttataaaattgcagcaacttttataaaattgcagcaacctttttaatttgcagcatgtcccttgtgggccaccgtagccACCTACGTTTGTGtatactttttttatttttctggcGAGACTTTTTTGCCTTAGCCGcgactttttttcatttagcgCTTTTTTTGTTTGGCGCGACTTTCTTTATTCGGCGCGACTTTTCTTATTCGGcgcgattttttttatttggctcGACTTTTTTTCATTCGGCGCGACTTTTTTTTCTAGCTACGGAGAGCAACCGCTTTCCTTCATCACCGTAGATTCATAGTTCAAAATGGTGGCTGCAAAGAATATACGCAACAATCTCATTAAGGAATATTTCCAtattggtaatttttttttaaatagagactagtgagcggcacacagcaactgatgttgttaactttgtttattatccaaccggtttcgtctgatcaaagagacttcatcagggattctaacaagaggTCTAAAGCGAACTAGTTTTATTCATAAatttatagtacaaaagcacattccagtaagggtgtgaacagcaaaacacccagaAGAAATAAGCGCAGGATAGATATAACGTAGATCCTGCTTAGAAAAGGTgtaaagtttaatttaattttggggcttacgatttaacgttaactagtctctatttaaaaaaaattacccgTATGGAAATATTCCTCAATGAGATTGTTGCGTACCTTCTTTGCAGCTGCCATTTTGAACTATGAATCTACGGTGATGAAGGAAAGCGGTTGCTCTCAGTAGGTAGAAAAAAAAGTCGCaccgaataaaaaaaaaatcgcgccaaataaacaaaagtcgcgccaaatgaaaaaaaagtcgcgtctaagggcccgattacatggtgagtttcaccccgggctgaaatttcagcccggctaaccgggctgaactttcagaccggcttctgaaacaaatcctcagaaaaccaagttgtcgattacatggagagggattcagcccggggcgcaattcagcccgggctgaaaatcctagcccggtattctcaaaccgggctaggattttcagcccggccaaacgggctgaaaaatccaagtaatcgctatcattttttcagcccgcgctaaaaaaggagcgcgagcatgcgtatctattgtgttttcgcacctcagtaaacgttctcacggaaattagcgttttgcgcccgggctgaaattgaccatgtaattgcaacaatagggagtttaagcaaagcacTACGGCTGGTCCTACTACGGCTGCCGGGACTgaaaaggtctggggagagtacgCCTCGGTGgtttgctaaattttaagttaagcgaaacaaaatacaaagaaacacggctaaggagtttaaaacctcttttatttagtttcgCACAGCCTAATAGCTTCGCTCAAAGGAGGATGGCCGTTGTTCGCCTTGCTAGGACGAACAtattatttctgagcaaaacgCGAGTATCATACACTTTGTAcgataacaacattttgatggatgaaatatataacttcagagacaaatacctaaaagaatatcgagtgaagaatacacatacatcaatactcaaagaagcaaaatagcatcgtatagtatccagatacaaaacatgttcactaaatcttcaaagcaaacttaaccgaagaaatacaacctcgtgctgaacacgaatatttcacttgactcacttcgcCATTCCGACACCCGTTGTCAAAACTTATCGTAAATTCATAATACGGTTTTGCAAGCTTATGAGAGGCAACCTTGTCacagtctttgacttaaattgactttaaaggatatagattccaatggaattcttaaaatgccgatATGTCCGTTGAAAACGGccaaagaagcgaaataaacccgacgtactagctactacggcaaaacatcccgacgaacgtagtcagatttcacgctacggctggatcattctcgtccccagaggctgcgatccatttggccagcgccatggatcgagacctctggccggctccaatccgttcttgtcactgattggtcagatgcgaacacaataaaaagtgataaaccggaaaagaaacatgaagcgtggcggaaagacaacaacaaaccgAACTTCTGCGGCAACATGCAtttgcaagggaaatattataagcaaaaaccatccgttagatttactcggaaggcgatgaaggaagggataggccgggcattagaaattttttctgttataaaaatttctttagcgatcgtttGCCATCTAGAAAGGGCAGAACTCACCAAATTGCAGGAGgttttgaagatggttcttcgttcaaaagcccaaaaggagtcgattattcgatccaaacgagggaacactgtacaagaaagcccgtcttccaccacttcaccaggtgtgggaagtgagaaaaaaaagagcaaggtcagctgcttggaacttatgttacgcaattttttttattaattaagctcatgtttactgtataagtgtgttgactttggcaccggcgacaacgcaaagataaaagctcaaaatgatgttaacttaaataataatctaaggaaccttgagactgatccagtacttccaaggccaaattcaaagttttgtggaatatccccatgatggaaaaaaaacatttactttctgaatgaaaagaaatacttgcctcTTTGCCCTCTGCTAGCGCGCACCGATTCCCCGTGATATTAACATcgccattaatttttaaatatttgtacttgaattgtatcattctgcctttgtaagtatataatattatgtttaccaatgacccacttcgaaaccagcctttgttttggttttttttttctctaaatgttttaaaaaacaaagcctttcaaagaagagtagattttactgaagcaagatcgtttaaacctttaattcaaagtgataattcctgctgtcacgtatgtcaagtagaacattaataattattccatgTCTTTACtacagaggttcaattttgtggaatctcctgctgattgcctgtcctcaggcaattagcatgaagagcttctctatactgatcaaaaaccttctgcatggtcaaggacattgactttgttaatttatagtgtttacagaagataaccatttataatttatattttttaaccacaataatattgttgattattgtattggtacattaattggatataatagtaccaaaatttttttcaagttaaaatttgaaacttttttttatagctctctttttatatacaaccccacaagctgcaaagcttaaatccttgttgtgtttcagtaaatgtcattattattattattattattgttatgagaaaacaataattgacctggttattgtatacattttttgttatattacctttaaattgcacttatcaaatttgtaataaaagtgcaaattatattgcaataaagttggaaattgttccataattccatgtccagtgtgcatttttttacaatagtcatgaaaatgagctaatgaaaagacttcaagggagagtaaaaaagtggagtgggctatccaaaaaattggttaaatccctgtccagttgaaagctgaagtcatttagatgacctgctgctgcatctaCTGGAAAGCTTTTTGtccagaggaaagctttcaaagatatactgacagctattaaaaaacaatatttgagttctcagtgaaaaggctgtttggttactttcacatctgattcaatgttctggactagcctatggtacataattttattaaactaatgtaaaagactggaatggctcaggttagagaagcaatttatttcattactttttcttatgtgtgaggcaatgagtaaaccaggggctgcttgttcttcaaaaatgctgctttcttattaataatgggttattatatttttatattagagtAATCTATATGActccttatttttaatttatttggcTCAAAATTGATGAATTTATCGATGattatcaattgtaagtatattttaactacgctgactgcggtaaccctgcaagtctgcccacgttgactagctttcgctatttccaggtggcagtcgactgttttctatgtattaagcgcaacaatcagaatgaaactcaaagaattgaaatcattaatatcataactg
Protein-coding sequences here:
- the LOC136914483 gene encoding glutamyl aminopeptidase-like, translated to MEPRPLKTHQSGMCDQPAECPRVASPFYATRGRFISRGVIASVVTMIILLIILVAVLGALLGKAGPRGTMSLLEGQENKDYQDPTPFAGQTTTGTDAWWNVRLPHSISPKHYDVTVRVDLKKFKFNGHVSILINVTNPTEYVLLHANELLVTLVSAQTIKGNKLSIKKHFWFERNQLHVIHFDSWLSVGEYVINMSFESVLRSDLSGFYRMQYKRSDGIVSHMAATQFSPADARKAFPCFDEPAMKATFNVTLIHDSNLIALSNMPIYQSRQEKDGWTYDKFQKSAVMSTYLVAFAICDFKYVEVAHNNSFKVRIYTPQEQIDQVEYVSKITDRLLTFFEQYFDIKYALPKVDMIAIPNFLHGAMENWGLITYRDLNLLYKANISSSFHKQRIAEVVSHELAHQWFGNLVTMEWWDDFWLNEGFASFMEFRSMDFIHPDWKMDDQVVVADMFAAFAEDSMESSHPIRIPIKRPNDISQIFDSITYDKGACILRMLEFYLGKDVFRRGLSRYLKKFEYANAKTQNLWQVLEEESCVQGRCVNVNYMMDTWTLQMGYPVIDIRHLTGNQYLVSQQRFLNHKDVNATPKFSSPFNYKWFVPFTYISSSGSQTVITKEINMTSEKILCNGSGWIKGNAGQKGFYRVNYDDQNWDALANAFKNDHKVMNVSDRAGLIGDAFALARSGKINYTKALELTSYLPAEMEYVPWVAAVKSFNLIKELLTPTRPAYKLLQRYILRQAKPIYERLEFTDRGSHLESLLQPIILDTVCAAGEKLCLLNASNYFHEWMKDPRRRQVPANFRSLVYYYGIANGGREEWEFSFNQFLSTSVASEKNTLMRGLAASSEPWILSRYLQLSLDTDVIKSSDTPMVISRVAEASHIGRQLAWDFILRHWKTLKARYSEGLNVLKRLLEDVTAGFTNEFQLQQVINFVKSYDHGYGKDNLPSLSQAVEVIKSNVAWISRNEKDLETWLTTYLSKVEEKEYINSDLYP